The following proteins are encoded in a genomic region of Desulfofalx alkaliphila DSM 12257:
- a CDS encoding CpaF family protein: MLNNFKEKIHINELVTMVRNNLVFKHGKLILSEGRDITELIKQEVAEMFNAFKVPNYTLEEAQKYVISRMIGMGPIDKLLYEDPEISEIMINGPNKVFIEKNGQIMLSDIKFESNQEVLNILDKIVRKSGRKVNFSEPTVDARFGEMRVNAVIPPAADMPYITIRRFVKKAFTTDELIKTKYMTKEIAEFLKWAVKGRLNIIVAGATGCGKTTFMRWLCQHIPENERIITLEDTSELNLERSHLIKLETCEKADAYRLMINCLRMRPDRIIMGEIRGAEAIQLLEAMGTGHEGSISSVHTNYGKMAAIQRIIRAAAKAGTVSPEEIKAMISEILNLIVFLKRFPDGSRKIIGISQVYSKDGEPAFRDIYKYDIYRRHYFNMPLSNDVLEIMVSNTMTELPKIPPFMPKEKIKEVV; the protein is encoded by the coding sequence GTGCTTAATAATTTCAAAGAAAAGATACACATAAATGAACTGGTAACAATGGTTCGGAATAATCTTGTTTTTAAACATGGGAAACTGATTTTAAGCGAAGGTAGAGACATTACAGAGCTGATTAAGCAAGAAGTTGCGGAAATGTTTAATGCTTTTAAAGTGCCAAATTATACGCTGGAAGAAGCTCAAAAGTATGTAATATCTAGAATGATCGGCATGGGGCCCATTGATAAGTTACTTTACGAAGATCCGGAAATCAGTGAGATTATGATTAACGGTCCCAATAAAGTATTTATTGAGAAAAACGGACAGATAATGCTATCGGACATCAAATTTGAGAGCAACCAAGAAGTCTTGAACATTCTTGACAAAATCGTGCGGAAAAGCGGTCGCAAGGTTAACTTTTCAGAGCCGACAGTTGACGCTCGCTTCGGTGAAATGAGGGTAAACGCTGTTATCCCTCCCGCAGCTGACATGCCTTACATTACTATCCGCAGATTTGTAAAGAAAGCATTTACTACAGATGAACTAATTAAAACAAAGTACATGACTAAAGAAATAGCAGAATTTCTCAAATGGGCAGTTAAAGGCAGGTTAAACATTATTGTAGCGGGTGCTACCGGTTGCGGTAAAACCACTTTTATGCGTTGGCTGTGTCAACACATCCCAGAAAATGAACGGATTATTACTTTGGAGGACACAAGCGAACTCAACTTAGAACGTTCGCACTTAATTAAACTTGAAACTTGTGAGAAAGCAGATGCTTACAGATTGATGATAAACTGTTTGCGTATGCGTCCTGATAGGATTATCATGGGTGAGATTCGTGGTGCAGAGGCAATACAATTATTAGAGGCTATGGGAACCGGACACGAAGGTTCTATTTCATCTGTACACACAAACTACGGCAAAATGGCAGCCATTCAGCGGATTATCAGAGCGGCGGCCAAGGCCGGTACAGTTAGCCCGGAAGAAATTAAGGCAATGATTTCCGAAATTCTTAATTTGATTGTGTTCCTTAAAAGATTTCCTGACGGTAGTCGAAAGATTATCGGTATCAGTCAAGTGTATTCTAAAGACGGTGAACCGGCCTTTAGGGATATTTACAAGTATGACATTTACAGAAGGCATTACTTCAATATGCCGTTAAGCAACGATGTGTTAGAAATAATGGTTTCTAACACTATGACAGAACTACCTAAAATACCGCCTTTCATGCCTAAAGAGAAAATAAAAGAGGTGGTATGA
- a CDS encoding SAF domain-containing protein has product MLRRSKKGIKTAFKVKTNPLLLISLLLVIISGFGIYQAFNSVMQPVTVVVPTKDIDALEKISESDVAVKKIAKRDLHPLAYRSVEQVIGKYPRMPLTKGEPILNTKLLNTNDDLVETFETLKPNEVIIALDRDDVRIPSILKKGDLVTVMAVTPEGVLELGVGSKYLSASVSNIVADISSVSTKGSPAEEEVLLVCERNEGKKILQHSLTADIIYIMPEQPDYVLDYKK; this is encoded by the coding sequence GTGCTGAGAAGGTCGAAGAAAGGAATCAAAACAGCTTTCAAAGTAAAAACCAATCCTTTGTTACTAATTTCTTTGCTGTTGGTAATCATATCAGGTTTTGGGATTTATCAAGCATTTAACAGCGTTATGCAACCTGTCACAGTAGTTGTTCCCACTAAAGACATTGACGCACTGGAGAAAATTAGCGAATCTGATGTTGCCGTCAAAAAGATAGCTAAGCGTGACTTACACCCACTAGCTTACAGATCAGTAGAACAAGTAATCGGTAAATACCCACGAATGCCGCTGACAAAAGGAGAACCGATACTGAACACAAAACTTTTGAATACCAACGATGATTTGGTAGAAACCTTTGAAACCTTAAAACCCAACGAAGTCATAATCGCACTGGACAGAGATGATGTTCGTATACCCAGTATTTTAAAGAAAGGCGACTTGGTTACAGTAATGGCGGTAACGCCGGAAGGTGTTCTTGAGCTTGGTGTTGGTTCCAAATATCTGTCTGCAAGTGTGAGCAACATAGTTGCGGATATTAGTAGCGTATCTACCAAAGGCTCGCCGGCAGAGGAAGAAGTGCTTTTGGTTTGTGAAAGAAATGAGGGCAAAAAGATACTGCAACATTCATTAACAGCTGACATTATCTACATTATGCCGGAACAGCCGGATTATGTTTTAGATTACAAAAAATAA
- a CDS encoding prepilin peptidase, which translates to MTDTIVTLFVLGCVLAIGIIDYIKNSVPNIIIFALLLVILGYNFATKELNDALYSIFHGLAFFAISIIFYLTQYMGAGDVKLMTVLGMWYGLWPTYIILLIAVVVGIVAVIIKHIVKGDLKEYFTILVNGFILLMYRTKGDIGWGKLPFGIEEKTPENAIPFATCISIAVVAWHVYGITMT; encoded by the coding sequence GTGACAGATACTATTGTAACGCTGTTCGTTCTTGGCTGTGTTCTTGCCATCGGCATAATTGATTATATAAAGAACAGCGTACCTAACATAATCATTTTTGCATTGCTTCTGGTAATACTGGGTTATAACTTTGCTACCAAAGAATTGAACGATGCTCTATACAGTATATTTCACGGCTTGGCGTTTTTTGCGATAAGCATTATTTTTTACCTAACCCAGTATATGGGGGCAGGCGATGTAAAGCTAATGACAGTACTGGGAATGTGGTACGGCCTGTGGCCGACATATATTATTCTTCTAATCGCCGTAGTGGTTGGTATTGTTGCTGTGATAATCAAGCATATCGTCAAAGGAGATTTAAAAGAGTATTTTACTATACTCGTTAACGGATTTATTTTGCTGATGTATAGAACCAAAGGCGATATAGGCTGGGGCAAGCTACCCTTTGGCATTGAGGAAAAAACACCGGAAAACGCTATACCATTTGCTACTTGCATATCTATTGCCGTGGTAGCATGGCATGTTTATGGAATTACAATGACATAG
- a CDS encoding DUF192 domain-containing protein has protein sequence MADTFVKRFFGLMNRHKLPDDTVMVIKPCKQIHTFFMRFEITAVFVDSKNIVLQVIKLKPWQISPYVRDASMVIELPASKDNKLSCGDIIMLSERRIN, from the coding sequence ATGGCAGATACCTTTGTGAAAAGGTTTTTTGGATTGATGAACAGGCACAAATTGCCGGACGACACAGTAATGGTTATAAAGCCGTGTAAGCAGATACACACGTTTTTTATGCGGTTTGAGATAACTGCCGTCTTTGTCGATTCTAAAAACATTGTACTGCAAGTAATAAAGCTGAAACCGTGGCAAATAAGCCCGTATGTTCGAGATGCAAGCATGGTTATTGAACTTCCTGCCAGCAAAGATAACAAGTTATCTTGTGGAGACATTATCATGCTTTCGGAAAGGAGGATTAATTGA
- a CDS encoding GGDEF domain-containing protein → MKLLNLAIVPIVMFAFGTLAGLLNIQSLVIVSNLLWLLTVLLLIGLIYFFIRHVTKQLDNLDFNKPSYEPLSLPIKEAKDMDKAFNHLIKEINNYETRQWQKTAEQASKSLKMIFSSAIDCLTGIANRRYLDIRLEEMFNTERRLSVIMLDIDFFKKVNDTYGHQVGDEVLQQFAQIIVSTVREGDFVARYGGEEFTVVTPNSLTQSVNTAERIRKTVESTPIKTSAGTIHITTSIGVAEKEKDDTVKSLLERADNNLYYAKQSGRNKVCKSHPSVKGDKIVAL, encoded by the coding sequence TTGAAGTTGCTTAATCTTGCCATAGTACCGATAGTAATGTTTGCTTTTGGCACACTGGCAGGTTTGTTAAATATACAGTCGTTAGTTATAGTCAGTAATTTGTTGTGGCTGTTAACCGTGTTACTGCTGATAGGGCTAATCTATTTCTTTATCAGGCATGTTACAAAGCAGTTAGATAACCTTGATTTTAACAAGCCGAGCTACGAACCCTTATCCTTGCCAATCAAAGAAGCAAAGGACATGGATAAAGCATTTAACCATTTAATTAAAGAGATAAACAATTATGAAACAAGACAATGGCAGAAAACAGCAGAACAGGCAAGCAAGTCATTAAAGATGATATTCAGTTCTGCTATTGACTGTCTTACAGGTATTGCAAACAGGAGATACTTAGACATTCGCCTAGAGGAAATGTTTAATACCGAAAGACGCTTGTCTGTCATTATGCTGGATATTGACTTTTTTAAAAAAGTTAATGATACCTACGGCCACCAAGTAGGTGATGAAGTACTACAGCAGTTTGCACAAATCATTGTCAGTACGGTAAGAGAAGGGGATTTTGTAGCTCGTTACGGTGGTGAAGAATTTACTGTTGTCACGCCAAACAGCTTAACACAATCGGTAAATACGGCAGAAAGGATTAGAAAAACTGTTGAATCAACGCCGATAAAAACGAGTGCCGGAACAATTCATATCACGACAAGTATCGGTGTTGCTGAAAAAGAAAAAGACGATACCGTTAAATCCCTATTAGAAAGGGCAGATAATAACCTCTATTATGCAAAACAAAGCGGCAGGAACAAAGTCTGCAAAAGCCATCCGTCGGTAAAGGGGGATAAAATTGTTGCTTTATAA